A segment of the Bacillus sp. es.034 genome:
GTGTGTCGCCTCTTCATAAGCAGGATGCTCAGGGTTCTCCAATACGAGGGTTGTCAGTTTATGTCCAATGGACTTGCCGCCTGCTACACTCTCGAGATACCCATACCGGTGAAACATCGGCTTGAAATCATTCTGGAGGTCATCCTTATCCGTCACCATATAACCAATCTCCCCAGCGGCATTGGAATGCCCCCTGTAAAGCTGGTTATTGATGATGATTCCGCTTCCGATACCAGTCCCGACAGCCATGAAAAGGACATGCCGATTGTTTTTCGCACTTCCGACCCATTGCTCCCCCAGTGCAGCAACATTGACATCGTTGTCCACGTGGACGGGGAAGGGGAAGTGTTTTTCAGCTTCTGAAAGGATCGGGTATCGGATCCAATTGAGGCTCGGGGCTTCAAGGACCACTCCATTCTGTGTGATTCCCGGAACACCGATGCCCATCCCTAATACATCACCGGTTGGAATATCCAGATGATCAAGCATGCGGGAGACGTCCTTTGCAATCTGATCCAAAAGGCCTGTCTGCAAGTAATGTGATGTTGAAAAGCTTTTTGAATGAAGGACGTTTCCGCTTAAATCGGAAACAATCGTCTTGACCTTCGTACCACCGATGTCCGTTCCAATCACATAGGCGGCTTTTTCATTGAAGAAGAGCTGGATCGGCTTCCTTCCTCCATGGGATGAAGAAGGTCCGATTCCTTTTTCATACACCCAATTTGTTTTTATCAATTCATCTACAATCAACGAGATGGTCGGCTTACTCAGGTTCATCTGTGCAGCAATTTCCGCCCTGGAAATAGGCGAGTTCTCTTGAATGCACTGAAGTACTCTTTTTTTATTCATCGATTTCATCTGCATAGGTGCCCCTCTCAAACTCATTGCATCACGGCCTTCTTTATTTTGGTTAGTAAACTTTACTAATTAACAAGAAATATACCTTATTATGGAATAAGTTACAATAGTTATTTTAATTTTATGAACATTTAAAAAGTTATTATGACAACAGTTTGAATTTTCTGTAAAATAATTATTTACAATATTATCCTAGTGTGATACTAATTAGGAGAGGCTGCTGGGTTTAGTTAGTTAGGCAATTTAACTAACATACTAAAGACCTATGACGAAAGGAGTGTTAACGGCATTTGAACGGTAAACCAAATTCCTGAAAAATGAAAGGGGTTACACAATGAAGTTTATGAGCTATTTGCTTTCGCTGTTGTTGGTGCTTTCTTTTTTACCTTTTAGTGGTGTCGTTCATTCAGAAGAGCATGATGTAGAATTGTGGAATGCCGTTAAACCTTTGGATACGACGGTAACGTTCTTGAACACCGGGGCTCACCCCGATGATGAACGAAGCGATTTCCTTGCGTACTTATCCAGGGGGCTTGGAGTGAAGACCTCCAGCTTGATTGCGAATAGAGGAGAGGGCGGCCAAAATGAAATCGGCCAGGAGCTCGGGAACGCCCTCGGGATCATCCGCTCCAGGGAAATGATCGAAGCAGCCAAGATCACAGGCGTAAAAGCCTACCACCTCAGTGAAACCACCTCAGATCCGATTTACGACTTTGGATTTTCAAAGACCCCAGATGAAACGCTGGCAAAGTGGGGGAAAGATCTCACTTACGAAAGGCTCATCCGGTTCATCCGGACCTACCAGCCTGACATCTTAATGCCATCCTTCCGGAACTCAGATAACCAACATGGACATCATCGTGCCGTCTCCATACTTAGTGAACGTGCGTTCGAGGACGCTGCAAACCCAGACGTTTTCCCGGACCAGCTGAAAGAAGGATTGTCGGTTTGGCAGGTGAAGAAGTTCTATTTACCAGCGGAATCAAAAGAGACAGCCACCACGTCTATAGAAGTAGGGGATTATGATCCCATATATGAAATGTCCTACCCGCAAATCGGGGAAGAATCCCGCTATATGCATAAGAGTCAGGGGATGGGAAGTGAAGTGGATGTTGAGCCAAGACAGACTCTATTGGACTTAGAGAAGAGTACTGTACAAACGACAGGCACTGATGAACTTTTCGAAGGGATCCCGTATGATTTTAAAGAGTGGGCAGAAGAGATGCCTAAGGGCGAGAAGTCACTCAAGGTTCACTTCACTAAGTTCCAAAAGAGCCTGGAAGGGATCATTTCAAGCTATCCTGATCGAGGGGAAGCATTCGATAAAACACAGAAAGCATTGAAAGAAGTAGAAAAAGTTGAGAAGAAAACTGCAAAGGCAAAGCTTGATGACCAAATGAAGAAAGATTTGCTTCATAAGATCTCCCTGAAGAAAGAGCAGTTGAACACGGTGAGCTTTGTCGCTTCGGAATTAAGCGTGGAGGCTTCTTCAGAAACCAATATTTTGACAAAGGGTCAAGATGTAGAGGTGACAGTCCAACTGGCCAACGAGGGAGAAAAGAAGCTGAAAAAAGCGAAAGTCGAGCTACTGACACCAAAAGGATGGAAAGTATCCAAAAATGGAAAGTCGGTAGACCTAAAACCGGGTGAGGAGCATGAAATGGCCTTTACCGTAGGAGTTCCGGAAGATGCTGACTATTATCACGCATACAAAGAACCGGCCATCCAGGCGAAAGTGAGCTTTGAATCTGCCGGGGCTAAATCGACCCACGTCCAAGACCTGGACGGAACCATCGCTGTCTTACCTGATGTAGGCATAACCCTTAACCCGGAAGATATCGTGGTTAACCGGGCTGATGTACAGGACGAAATCCCGGTGGTGGCGAAGGTGAAGAACTATCGTGAGGGAGCCACCTCTTCACAGGTATCTTTATCTGCTCCTGAAGGCTGGGAGGTATCCCCACAAGAGATGACGGTTCAATTTGATGAGTCACAGGAGGAGAAAGACGTTACCTTTACACTCAGTCCGCCGGAAGACATCAGTGAAGGGAATTTCAAGGTGGATGCACAAGCCGTCGTCGACGGTGAAACCTTCTCTTCAACGGTCCAGGAAATAAGCTATGACCATATCGGAACCTTTTATTACTTATATGATTCAAAAGTGAACGGAGTGGCGTTTGAATTGCTGACTCCCGATAACCTGAAAGTAGGTTACATTGAAAGCGGCTTTGATAAAGTGGCAGACTATCTCCGCAATGTAGGGATGGACATCACATCCCTTACGGAAGACGATTTGGCATCGGGAGATCTCAGCCAATACGATACGATCGTGACCGGAATCCGCGCTTATTTATCAAGGGATGACCTTGTTAATAATAATCCACGCCTGAAAGAATACGTGGAAAACGGGGGCCATCTGGTTGTTCAATACCATAAGCCGAACGACAGATGGGATAAAGAGACGACAGCACCATATCCGTTAACCATCGGCAACCCGTCGATCCGCTGGAGAGTGACGGATGAAGACGCGGACGTGACGGTATTGCAGCCGGAATCACCATTATTCAACTATCCTAATACGATCACCGGATCGGACTGGGATAACTGGATACAAGAAAGAGGCTTATACTACCCTATGAGTTGGGATGACCGCTACGAAACATTCGTACGCATGGCAGACCCGGACGAAGACTCATTCGACGGAGGAATCCTCATGGCCGAATACGGTGAAGGGACCTACCTATACACCAACCTCGTATTCTACCGCCAAATCCAAGGAGGAGTCCCAGGAGGCTACCGAATCTTCACCAACCTCCTAAGCTACGGAAAAACCAACTAAAACAAAGGTCCGCCCCTCATCTTTGAGGGACGGACCTTATTTTTATGCGTGAATTTCATAAGGAATGCTGTTACATCAGGCTTTTTCCTTATCTCATAGAGGAAATCTGAGGTCCGTCCCTCTCCCGGGATTCTACCAGTCCTTAACCGATTGATAGAAGTGGTTCACGTGTGCGATGAATTTTTCTTTGCGCTTTTCTGTAAAGTAGGAGAGGGATGACAGGGTTCTCTTGAGTTTTGGATGCTCCCCGAGGATTTTCAGGATTTCCTTTGTTTCTTCGTCTTCGAAAGTTTCTCTCAGGATCATGGGGTCGTGACTTTGTCCAAGGCTGTCGCTTTCCTCTCCGTACATGATTCGGTTCATTTCATGGGTCGGGATTTTATAGACTTCCTTAAAAGTAAGCAGCATTTTGTAAGGGATATCCCTTGCACCAGTTTCATAGTTTGATAGTGCTCCCTGGCTGATATTCAGGCGAAGGGCAGCTTCTCTCTGGGTAAGCTCTAATACATCATTGCGATAATGCTGTAACTCTACATGTAAATCCATTGTTTTCACCGACTATCCCTTTTTTCTTCAAGATAAAGGTTTTATGTACACGTATTAGGAAATTACACGTTTTGAAATCGTTATTTCGATTACGATTCAAGATATTTTGGAAAAGGTATACAAATTTACATGAAAACGTATTAAAATGTAAATATAATTGTAATTTTGTCGAATTGGGGGTAAAGGTGGAGATAGAATGGGGGAACAGCAAAAAGGGAGAGTAGACAGTCTTTCAACCAGAGGAGAAAAGAAAGTCATCACATGGATCCAAATGAAACCGGAGTCGAATCTGATATTCAGCACAAAGCATCATGGAAAAAAGCGAGTTATCTACTATACCCACAGAAGCATCACCAGCCTAGACGACCACAGAAGAGAGAGATAGAAGGAGGGACGGACCTCTCTACCCGTTTCATTTACAGATTTTTGTGAATGAATAGAGGTCCGTCCCTCAATAAAGAGGATTTTACGCATTTGTGTCGAATAGGTAATGTGTAATAGTATGAGATTGAGAGAAGGAGTGATGTCATGGTTCGAAGGCCTCGGAATTGGAGTCCGGGAACGACGTATCATGTGACGGCTAGGGGAAACAGAAAGCAGGAGCTGTTTCATGATGATGACGATCGAAAGAAGTATTTAGCGTATTTGCAGGAAACGAAAGAAAAGTACCCATTTACCATCCACGCTTACTGTTTGATGTCCAACCACATCCATCTGCTGATTGAAACCCACGATGTTCCACTTGAGAGAATCATCCGTATCCTTCACACCCGCTACGCCGTTTATTTCAACAAGAAATATGACTATGTCGGTCATGTGTTCCAAGGGCGTTATGGATCGACCAAGATCGATACGCCATCGTATTTCATTAAAGCGAGCAGGTATATCCACCACAATCCGGTTGAAGCGAAACTCACCATCCATCCCGAGAGTTACCCCTGGAGCAGTTATCCTTTCTACATCCATTCCATTGATAACCCCTTACTTTCTAAAGAACGCACCCTCAATTATTTTCCGGCACCACAAATCAGTCGATATAAGGAATATGTAGATAAGAGTCCCCCAAAAGAAGAACTCTATAAAAACACAATTAAAAAATGAAAAAAATAAAATATTTTTGGAAAAATATAGAGGATTTTGGGTGTTGGTGTCGAAATTCATAGTCTGTAGGACAAAATTCCTATTTTGAGGAGGAGGAAAGTATGAGAAAAGAATTTCTTTTAGTATTCGAGAATTTTCATGTTTCCAAGAGAATCGTAAAGAAAACAAGAAAACATTTAGTCGTTTTTCAAGGGCAGCATTATTACAATAAGTTGGTCGTGGTGAACCGTCCACCAGGGTTTTCTCATGCCCTTGAGAGCATCATGTACTCTGATAAGATTCTTGAAACAGTCGGGTTCACGACCTTGTTTGCCGTACCGGTCGACCGGAGTCACTCCATCCCATTCAAGTTTGTCCGGATAGGCGACAACACACCAAAGGATTGCAAGATTGTACTTGAAAAGCGGGAGGGAGCGGAGCGATTGAATATCCTGCCACTATACCCTGTGGACGGCCCACTTTCCAGTGAAGACAAACAGGATATTCTATCCTACTTAAGCCTGAAGTCCGATGATGGAACCGTCACCTACCTCATGAACAATCCCCAGATATTCAAAGGAAAAGGAAAAAAACAAGAAGAGTAAAGGAGGAATGAGGCGAACCTGAACAGGTACGTCTTTTTTTGAGGGACGGACCTCCACCTTCCATACCGCCGTAAAACCCTTTACCACGCTACCAAACTACCTCTCTAAGTTTCTAAAATCACGCTTTTTTTCGTTGACCTCTCCTGATTCAGACCATACAATAATAGTAGTTATTAGTATTTTTAGAATTTTCATGTAAGGTGCGAATGCCACTTGAATAAGACAGATCATACTCG
Coding sequences within it:
- a CDS encoding helix-turn-helix transcriptional regulator codes for the protein MDLHVELQHYRNDVLELTQREAALRLNISQGALSNYETGARDIPYKMLLTFKEVYKIPTHEMNRIMYGEESDSLGQSHDPMILRETFEDEETKEILKILGEHPKLKRTLSSLSYFTEKRKEKFIAHVNHFYQSVKDW
- a CDS encoding ROK family transcriptional regulator, whose translation is MQMKSMNKKRVLQCIQENSPISRAEIAAQMNLSKPTISLIVDELIKTNWVYEKGIGPSSSHGGRKPIQLFFNEKAAYVIGTDIGGTKVKTIVSDLSGNVLHSKSFSTSHYLQTGLLDQIAKDVSRMLDHLDIPTGDVLGMGIGVPGITQNGVVLEAPSLNWIRYPILSEAEKHFPFPVHVDNDVNVAALGEQWVGSAKNNRHVLFMAVGTGIGSGIIINNQLYRGHSNAAGEIGYMVTDKDDLQNDFKPMFHRYGYLESVAGGKSIGHKLTTLVLENPEHPAYEEATHSELSGESAFHLAKSGDPTALSVVHDAIDHLGYGIINAACLLNPEVIILGGGVLKSSDFILPRLRKMVDQYLPSSVELKVSQLGGNVGVLGAVSLFLREHEGLINF
- a CDS encoding transposase, giving the protein MVRRPRNWSPGTTYHVTARGNRKQELFHDDDDRKKYLAYLQETKEKYPFTIHAYCLMSNHIHLLIETHDVPLERIIRILHTRYAVYFNKKYDYVGHVFQGRYGSTKIDTPSYFIKASRYIHHNPVEAKLTIHPESYPWSSYPFYIHSIDNPLLSKERTLNYFPAPQISRYKEYVDKSPPKEELYKNTIKK
- a CDS encoding NEW3 domain-containing protein: MKFMSYLLSLLLVLSFLPFSGVVHSEEHDVELWNAVKPLDTTVTFLNTGAHPDDERSDFLAYLSRGLGVKTSSLIANRGEGGQNEIGQELGNALGIIRSREMIEAAKITGVKAYHLSETTSDPIYDFGFSKTPDETLAKWGKDLTYERLIRFIRTYQPDILMPSFRNSDNQHGHHRAVSILSERAFEDAANPDVFPDQLKEGLSVWQVKKFYLPAESKETATTSIEVGDYDPIYEMSYPQIGEESRYMHKSQGMGSEVDVEPRQTLLDLEKSTVQTTGTDELFEGIPYDFKEWAEEMPKGEKSLKVHFTKFQKSLEGIISSYPDRGEAFDKTQKALKEVEKVEKKTAKAKLDDQMKKDLLHKISLKKEQLNTVSFVASELSVEASSETNILTKGQDVEVTVQLANEGEKKLKKAKVELLTPKGWKVSKNGKSVDLKPGEEHEMAFTVGVPEDADYYHAYKEPAIQAKVSFESAGAKSTHVQDLDGTIAVLPDVGITLNPEDIVVNRADVQDEIPVVAKVKNYREGATSSQVSLSAPEGWEVSPQEMTVQFDESQEEKDVTFTLSPPEDISEGNFKVDAQAVVDGETFSSTVQEISYDHIGTFYYLYDSKVNGVAFELLTPDNLKVGYIESGFDKVADYLRNVGMDITSLTEDDLASGDLSQYDTIVTGIRAYLSRDDLVNNNPRLKEYVENGGHLVVQYHKPNDRWDKETTAPYPLTIGNPSIRWRVTDEDADVTVLQPESPLFNYPNTITGSDWDNWIQERGLYYPMSWDDRYETFVRMADPDEDSFDGGILMAEYGEGTYLYTNLVFYRQIQGGVPGGYRIFTNLLSYGKTN